The following is a genomic window from Bradysia coprophila strain Holo2 chromosome IV unlocalized genomic scaffold, BU_Bcop_v1 contig_5, whole genome shotgun sequence.
TAACTGCAGGGATGTTTCTgactcacttttctcactttttccaactattttcaaaatctgaaaaagtgaGCAACTTTTTGCACCCAAAACCGacaatttcaactaaaaactcactttttttcttaaaatcatattttttcaGTTAGGTCTCATTCTTTTCTCCAAAATTTTGCCTGCGGCGCTATTCATTGTTAATACTTTTGAAAAGCAGTCTGCGAAGTTGGATCCATTTTCAATAGAAACAATTTTATGTGTCCACTAATGAACTGTACAATCCCAAAGACGCctaaaatttcagcaaatttgTCGGCTCATGATAGCCAGTAACAGCCTATACGCTTTACATGGCCTCCGCGAAAAACCATCTTTCTTCCTCAGTACTAGTCTCAGAattccaacgataccaaacattcaTTGGTGAATGTACTTTTGCAGATATGAACACACTTCATCTATACTCGAATATTTACAGgatggaaaagaaaatgttcgaaCTTTTAATGCGCACACCGAGTTGTTTTCGGTACCGACTGGCATTTTGGATCTTTTCTCGTAGATATGTAAATAGGAAGTTACTAAATTGGCTACTAATAACTACTCCCAGAGACTGCAACTATAATTTAGTCCCCTCTAGTGATTTCATGCAAAAGTAGCGATGGATcatgacatttcaaaaaaaaagtggttcAGCCGCACCGTGGCGTGGGAACTAAATTTGTGCTACCTTCTGCTACGGCAGACTGTTGTTTAAAacaattcttcaattttttccccCTCAAATATCTTACTGTGAGCTAGGAGATGTTCTACTGGATTACTTTTCTTTTTCCCAAATTTACTCACTTTTTCCCGAAATTACTCACTTTTCGGTCCAaaaatcaactaaaaaaaGCAACTTTTTTGCGTGAAAATGCCaactttttcacttttttggtCAAAAGTTTGAGAAGCATCCCTGTAACTGTTATCAATAAtgtaagaaatttgttgaagtATTACTCGTTTGTCACCGGTCCGCATTGGATTTTGATTGTTCATTTTTGGAAGATGGCACGTATTGATACATTTAAAAAACTTCATATATTCTTTCTATAACAGAAGAAATTAAAacgtaaattttaaatgtttcctGACCAAAATGAAATACCATGGCTTTTTTGTAAGAGCCTTGGAGTTGGCGTTAATAAATACAGTGGTGCCAATTGAAGAAACGTAAGTGAACGTTAACCTTTCTGTTGTCCATAAAGTCAAAGTAATTTGTTGCATAACAACATCAAGTGATACGggatttttatgtgaatttcGTAATTGGAAAAGTGTGAAAAGTGCCGGAAAAGTGAGTTCTGTTAGTCAGAGTACGATCTAAACTTTCGATGTTATAAATTGGAATAGGAAAATGACTGAAAATCAGCACACTGTACTCAGTGATTTGCAACAAATTGATGGATCTTCGAGTCTACGTGCAAGCTACTCCAACATTTTGCAACAAGGAAGAGATGCATTGGCACATGAAGCGGAAAATTTGGCGTTACCGCTTCATTTGATTGGACAAGATCAGCACACTGTACTCAGTGATTTGCAACAAATTGATGGATCTTCGAGTCTACGTGCAAGTCGGTGAGCTATGACTAACAATCTTTAATAAGATCGTcactttaacattttatttcgttttataGTTTTGCAGATATGCAGCAAACATTTGCTGTGAATGCTAATCCGGCCAATTACCGAATTGACAGTGTCAGCTCACTCGAAACTACGGCTGATTATCACATAAGCAGTAATGAATCGGAATCGTTTACTGGACTATCGAATGCAAATACTGCGACATCTCAGAACCCCGAAATTGGAGAAATCATCGAAGGGTCGCCTGTAgtaaaattaagaaagaaaaaatcggCCGCAAATCGTTCAAGTGTTTTGGTCAAGGGTCCGAACAGTGGTGAACAATTGCGCGGTAAGTGTATTCGACTCAAAAGTGTTTCCATTCTAAATTAAATCTAAAAGTGTTCAACTGGAAATCACTCAACCTGTAACTgagtttctttttaaataattcacaGAATTAGAAGTCGATGGTGATGAGGTGTTGCGGTCGACGAAGAAAACGACCGACATCAATGAAACAGATCTGAATGCATCCGAAAAGCGAAATGCGACACAAGATGAAATCGAACCAGAGCCGGTTGGGAAACgtatacaaaataaatttttcactcgAACCGCAGCACTTAAGAGCTACAACGATCAAGACGAAACGCAGAACGAGTTGATTGGGATGGAACGGTCTTGGGTATCGAACAAAATTGGTCCAATTAAAGAAACCAAgtcaaatgaagaaaaattcaaattttgtcaagaAGTCTGTCGACTTTCGAAACTGCCGCCGCCATTGCCATTGGACatattcgaaaaaattgaatggaattatGTGAAAAACTTCGACACTACGAAATTGACACCCGGGCAAAAATTTCAGTCAGCCACTGTACTAGCAGATATTCCTCGCCGCCATGCCAAATTTTTGTTCTGCCATCCTGGTCCAGTGGTCGATACTGTCTCCGGCAATACAAATGTTCTGGTAAAACAAGGAACTGGTAGAGAGATGTGCACACGATGCATTCGCGATCAATTGTCATATATCATCAGTGCCAGCCAGGGCTTGTTAAACACTGAAGACTTTTGACTGACATTGGAATTGATAGAGAATTCTAAGACTTACAGTGTAAAAAGTGTTGCTCTCGACATTTTCTTCATAGAGCAATAGCagctgaaagtcaaaatttcaccatatTGAAAGACTGATATCTTCCTTACGAAGCAACTGAGGAATCCTCTAAATTGTAATCCCAGACTAGTTTTGCAAACCCTTTCGAAtagcaaaacaaatatttttgaatcgaaGTTCCCTGTTAACTTTTCAGAAATTGTACTTTTAGGCTACCCTCGGCAAACTTTGGCAGCTTCTTTACCTTCTGGGTGTTGTTGGGTAGGTAGTGACctctactatccatgacaccatgaacctacagcggcacgactttcgttgagcttcaattttgattgaagtgtactaacacaaaaattctgtagaattccacttttcttcgcgtccattttattttttctgacGTATGAGACAACTTTAAGTCAGGGCTGGATACCAAGTATATCactgtaatttttttaatcactCTCCAaaagttggattttttttcccctaaaatagctactgcaccacatacacgaaaaatttagaaatgtttTGAAGATGTGTACAGTAccaatgaccataatttcagataaatgcgttacgtattgtcggtgatatgcaacaaaaactatttctgTGCCTTAgaatcataattcgacgtCACTGCATCTACGATCGAAAAGTCATTGCTAAGAAAAGAtgaaaggcaaaaaaaaaaaatttttagaaaattttcatattttgaacgaattttgagctgaaaaataatatatcGCCCTCATGAACGGCGTAgtcaaacaatttcaattgaatttttcgtgCTGATCGCTGATTGATTGTTCACATACACTTACTTTCGTCTGTCAAAGGACATTATGGGACAAGCTTCTGATGGTATGTCTGAAAACACAGACAAATATTGCTTATGTTTGGTGGATATGAATGACCGCAacatggaaatggaaaaatggatTCTTTGCAAGggatgtaaaattttatttcatcaaatatgtaattttatttcagatgAGGAATATGACAGAATAATCGGTGGGGAAGGTGATTGGtatttttcaagtttaaaGTGTCAGAAATTAGCGAACTTAGTAGCGAGCAATGAGGAAGGTTTAGCTAGACGAGGCCCTAAAAGAAAGTGTTACACTTCCTTCGAGCCTCTTATTTGGAGATAGTATAGATGATAGGGTTTCGTGTGAGATGTGTGGCTTTTTAGCGAAAAATAGTcgtggacttttttttttaaataaatttattcagttATCATTCCTTAGACTATGCCGTGCGGAATACAATGTATAGCACATTTAGGGtaaaatttacatataaaaaataaaatttaaattaccaaATAGCTgggacaaaaataaaattcttaaaataaatCACAGTCATAATGACTTCgtcaaaatataaatcataaacaaaaaatgactAGGAAGACCGACCGTTCACTTGATTTAGTTCACTCaacttaatttaattcaatttataaaacAGTACGGAGATATCACATGGAAAACGTCAGTGCTTTGCAAAACTTTCAGTTTCACCTTGAACTTAAAAGTCCTAAAGCTGTTTAAATGTCTTGTGGCTCTGTCAATATCATTGTATTCAGCAATTGCTGTAGCAAGTGCTGCATTTGTCGAATTAAGAGCCGTTGACCTGGTGGAATTAGGATTGTAAACATGAACTCTCGAATTTCGTCTAGTGGTGCGGTTGTGAACATCGCCGTTCGTGACGaagttgaaattgtttttcgtgaGATTGCAGATTAGCTTCCGTACAAATGTTATTCTTTCCGATTTAGCGAGAAGGGTCACTGGAACAAGACTAGTGCTGTACAAGTAAGATGTATGCGTATATCTGTCCAGGCGGTACATTGCTTTAATGCAACGGTTTTGAGTCACTTGCAGTTCGGCTAGCTTATACTTTGGGCATTCTCCGTAAATTGGCATCATATAGGTGAGGTGGCTTTGGACGTATGCGAAGTAGAGCTGCTTTCTCTTTTCAACCGGAACATATCTCCCTTTGCGCCACATCAGTGAAATGAACGGAGTAATTTGCTTTTTCACATGGTCAACGTGATCACGAAATGATAGATCTTCATCGATGACCAGGCCGAGATATTTGTATTTCCGCAACCGACTTATCGACACTCCGTCAACGATGACATTCAGATCATAGTTTCTGGCTCGTCCGAAGGTCACGTAACATGTTTTAACAGCGTTGATGGATAAGACATTACGACAGAGCCATTTGTGGAGTAGCTCTGCATCGTGTTGCATGGCAAATTGAAGAAGTTCAGGCGAGCCCGTGGCGTAGGCTAATGCTGCATCGTCTGCGTAGAGAATGAGTTGGCCCATGAAGTCAAGATTCAGCAAATCGTTTATGTACACAATAAAGTGCAGAGGTCCAAGCTTTGAGCCTTGAGCTACACCCACAATGATCTTACGAAAGTTGCTGGTAATATCACCGATGGTCGTCGCTGTCTGTCTATTTAACAAATAGCTCAACATCAGCTTCACAGCTCTTTCGGACAATCCAAGACGTCTAAGTTTCCGGGCAAGCCTTTTGGGGTCAACGGTGTCGAAAGCTTTTCTGAGGTCTACAAACATTACAGCGACGTGTTTGCGAGTTACATTCGATTTGATAAAATCGACAAGCTGTAGCGCAGCAGTC
Proteins encoded in this region:
- the LOC119072005 gene encoding uncharacterized protein LOC119072005, whose product is MTENQHTVLSDLQQIDGSSSLRASYSNILQQGRDALAHEAENLALPLHLIGQDQHTVLSDLQQIDGSSSLRASRFADMQQTFAVNANPANYRIDSVSSLETTADYHISSNESESFTGLSNANTATSQNPEIGEIIEGSPVVKLRKKKSAANRSSVLVKGPNSGEQLRELEVDGDEVLRSTKKTTDINETDLNASEKRNATQDEIEPEPVGKRIQNKFFTRTAALKSYNDQDETQNELIGMERSWVSNKIGPIKETKSNEEKFKFCQEVCRLSKLPPPLPLDIFEKIEWNYVKNFDTTKLTPGQKFQSATVLADIPRRHAKFLFCHPGPVVDTVSGNTNVLVKQGTGREMCTRCIRDQLSYIISASQGLLNTEDF